Proteins from one Plasmodium gaboni strain SY75 chromosome 4, whole genome shotgun sequence genomic window:
- a CDS encoding putative ran binding protein 1, with protein sequence MDDDKNDYNPEEEVVTGNWNTPKVELKEVEIKTGEEDESLFWSGRSKLYRWVEGEWKERGLGESKLLLHKKKGIIRFLLRQEKTLKVVANHYIYPNESYCKLVPNAGSEKIYAWTVKDFAEEPKIEQFALKFNTADAAKLFKQKFDEAGQVNLKLLDSQGNLKEKVEDKKEKEKEKKEDNHDNDKKTKEDEEEKKEKVEKDEKNKEDEKDKVKQDVKEDEEEKKDKVEKDEEKKKDDKEKEEKVKEDDKNKEEKDKDDKTKDDDTSKDKKEKDVEKKEDVKEEEKEKEKDDKKSDDKKSDDKKSDEEENIKRED encoded by the exons atggaTGACGATAAGAATGACTACAATCCGGAAGAAGAAGTTGTCACAGGAAATTGGAATACACCAAAG GTTGAATTAAAAGAAGTGGAAATAAAAACAGGAGAAGAAGACGAAAGTTTATTTTGGTCAGGACGATCAAAATTGTATAGATGGGTTGAGGGTGAATGGAAAGAAAGAGGATTAGGTGaatcaaaattattattacataagaaaaaaggaataaTAAGATTTCTTTTAAGGCAAGAGAAAACTTTGAAAGTTGTAGCTAAccattatatatatcccAATGAATCATATTGTAAGCTTGTTCCAAATGCTGGAAgtgaaaaaatatatgcCTGGACAGTTAAAGATTTTGCAGAGGAACCAAAAATTGAACAGTTTGctttaaaatttaatacTGCCGATGCAgcaaaattatttaaacaAAAGTTTGATGAGGCAGGACAAGTTAATCTTAAACTTTTAGATAGTCAAGGAAATTTGAAAGAAAAGGTTGAAgacaaaaaagaaaaggaaaaggAAAAGAAAGAAGATAACcatgataatgataaaaaaacaaaagaagatgaagaagaaaagaaGGAAAAAGTCGAAAAGGATgagaaaaataaagaagacGAAAAGGATAAAGTAAAACAAGATGTTAAGgaagatgaagaagaaaagaaGGATAAGGTTGAAAAGGAtgaggaaaaaaaaaaagatgacaaagaaaaagaagaaaaagtcaaagaagatgataaaaataaggaAGAGAAAGATAAGGATGATAAAACCAAAGATGATGATACTTCTAAGgataaaaaggaaaaggatgttgaaaaaaaagaggatgttaaagaagaagaaaaggagaaagaaaaggatgataaaaaaagtgacgataaaaaaagtgatgataaaaaaagtgatgaagaagaaaatattaaaagagAAGATTAA